A stretch of Phoenix dactylifera cultivar Barhee BC4 chromosome 16, palm_55x_up_171113_PBpolish2nd_filt_p, whole genome shotgun sequence DNA encodes these proteins:
- the LOC103717915 gene encoding patatin-like protein 3: MATTPALMEPSFDVDKLSYEIFSILESKFLFGYDDAKLFLSTSPPKTPVKTPRGRVRILSIDGVGRASDGLVAGTALARLEASLRKRSGDTSARIADFFDVAAGSGAGGVLAAMLFTRGPDGRPLFSAAEALQFLAKNRAAFAPKKGLLRGIFRKPGAIFRRVFADATLRDTVKPVLIPCYDLATGAPFLFSRADAAETDGYDFRMRDVCAATCADPTAAGTAPVEMKSVDGRTRIVAVGGGVAMGNPTAAAITHVLNNKQEFPFAAGVEDLLVVSLGSGEVLAAGGIGGAPELVRIAGEAVADMVDQAVAMAFGHNRACNYVRIQAHGFNSGKHHTSKTTSTMDVRKLLGAAEEMLAQKNMESVLFRGKKMSEQANGEKLESFASELIKEHERRKKSPLPIVISKQVMTPRTSSATTSTITTTTTTSARTSTSPSH; this comes from the exons ATGGCAACAACGCCGGCTTTGATGGAGCCGAGCTTCGACGTGGACAAGCTGAGCTACGAGATCTTCTCCATTTTGGAGAGCAAGTTCCTGTTTGGCTACGACGACGCCAAGCTCTTCCTCTCTACCTCGCCGCCGAAGACGCCGGTGAAGACCCCGAGGGGCCGGGTCCGGATCCTCTCTATTGACGGCGTTGGCCGTGCCTCCGACGGCCTTGTCGCCGGTACCGCCCTCGCCCGCCTCGAGGCCTCCCTCCGCAAGCGCTCCGGCGACACCTCCGCCCGGATCGCGGATTTCTTCGACGTTGCCGCGGGATCCGGAGCCGGCGGCGTCCTCGCCGCCATGCTCTTCACCCGCGGCCCTGACGGCCGCCCACTCTTCTCCGCCGCCGAGGCACTCCAGTTCCTCGCCAAGAACCGCGCCGCATTCGCCCCCAAGAAGGGGCTCCTCCGCGGAATATTCCGGAAACCCGGGGCGATATTCCGGCGGGTCTTCGCCGACGCGACACTGCGGGACACGGTGAAGCCGGTGCTGATCCCGTGCTACGATCTGGCGACGGGGGCGCCCTTCCTGTTCTCGAGGGCGGACGCGGCGGAGACCGACGGCTACGACTTCCGGATGCGAGATGTGTGCGCGGCCACGTGCGCCGACCCCACGGCGGCAGGGACGGCGCCGGTGGAGATGAAGTCTGTGGACGGGCGGACGAGGATCGTGGCCGTCGGCGGCGGGGTGGCAATGGGGAACCCCACGGCGGCGGCGATCACGCACGTGCTGAACAACAAGCAGGAGTTCCCCTTCGCCGCCGGGGTGGAGGACCTGCTGGTGGTGTCGCTGGGGAGCGGGGAGGTCCTGGCCGCCGGCGGTATTGGCGGGGCGCCGGAGCTGGTGAGGATCGCCGGGGAGGCGGTGGCCGACATG GTGGATCAAGCTGTGGCAATGGCGTTCGGTCATAACAGGGCATGCAACTATGTCCGCATCCAG GCTCATGGTTTCAATTCCGGAAAACATCACACTTCCAAGACTACCAGCACCATGGATGTGAGGAAATTGTTAGGAGCAGCAGAGGAAATGTTGGCGCAGAAGAATATGGAGTCGGTTTTGTTTCGAGGGAAGAAGATGTCGGAGCAAGCTAATGGTGAGAAGCTAGAATCATTTGCAAGTGAATTAATCAAGGAGcacgagaggaggaagaagagcccACTTCCTATAGTTATATCAAAGCAAGTGATGACACCGAGAACATCATCGGCAACAACATCCACAATTACTACTACCACCACGACATCAGCGAGAACATCGACATCCCCATCCCACTAA